The sequence CAGAGTGGTTACTGGCGCATCTCACTCAAACTCTTCGCCGACGCACTGCGCTTCGGCAATTCGCCGCTCAAGTTGATCCGCAATCTGCGCGGCCTGGGCTCGGTGGAATCGGTCGGTACCGACTACAGCCAATTGCCACGGTTTGAAGAACTCGACCCGGAAGCCAATTATCTTGGTTTCCAGATCCTGCTGCGCAGCGATGCCAACCGCGCCGCGATCGAAGAGGTGTTCGAGTTCGTCCGCGACGATTGCGATCTGGACATCGCCGCAGTGCCTGCGCCAACCGACACCGCCATGCTGCTGGCCAGCGAGCCGGCGGTGGGCGCTGCGCCGGCCAGCGTGCTTGCCGCCGTGCCCAATGCGGCAGCGGCACCGGCCCGCAACGCACCTGAGGCAGGCGGCCGCAACAACGACGCGCGCTCGATCCGCGTGGATGCCGACAAGCTCGATCGCATGATCGATCTGGTCGGCGAACTCATCATCGCGGTCAGCAGCACCAACGCCAATGCGCAGCGCACAGGCGATGCGCAGCTGCTGGAATCGGCCTCGATCCTGGCTGGCCTGGTCGAAGATGTGCGCGAGAGCGCGCTGCAGCTGCGCATGGTCAAGATCGGCGGCACCTTCAGCCGCTTCCAGCGTGTGGTGCACGATGTGGCACGCGAACTGGGCAAGGACATCGCGCTGGTGGTTGCCGGCGAAGACACCGAACTGGACAAGTCGGTGGTGGAAAAAATCGGCGACCCGCTGACGCATTTGGTGCGCAACGCCATGGACCACGGCATCGAACCGGCGGACGTGCGCGTGGCGCGCGGCAAACCTGCACGCGGCACGGTGGGCCTCAACGCGTATCACGACTCCGGCAGCATCGTCATCCAGATCACCGACGATGGCGGCGGCTTGAACCGCGACCGCATCCTGGCCAAGGCGCTCGAGCGCGGCCTGATCGAGCCCGGCCGCCAGCTCAGCGACCGCGAAGTCTTCGCGATGATTTTCGAACCGGGCTTTTCCACTGCAGAAAAGGTCACCAACCTGTCCGGCCGCGGCGTCGGCATGGACGTGGTCAAGCGCAATATCACCGCACTGCGCGGCACGGTCGAGATCGACAGCGCCGCCGGGTTGGGCACCACCATTTCCGTGCGCCTGCCGCTGACGCTGGCCATCATCAACGGCTTCCAGGTGGGAGTGGGCAAATCGGTGTTCGTAGTCCCGCTGGATGTGGTGGAGGAATGCGTGGAGTTCGCGCCCGAGTACGCCAGCGACTATATCGACCTGCGCGGCAGCGTGCTGCCGTACGTGCGCCTGCGTGAACTGTTCGCGCTCGGCGGCAGGACGCCGGCGCGCGAAAGCATCGTGGTGATCCGTCAAGGCGCACAGCGCTTCGGCCTGGTCGTGGACACCTTGCTGGGCGAATGGCAGACGGT comes from Xanthomonas vesicatoria ATCC 35937 and encodes:
- a CDS encoding chemotaxis protein CheA, yielding MDMNQLMQTFLAESRDLLEDMERHLLEAERGTSSPDAVNAIFRAAHTIKGSGGLFDLPQLVGFTHVVESVLDLVREDSLTLRSELIGLLLVCCDHIHALVETAADPGHADAAALAAEAEPLLAQLQSYLQSSACGVTAAAIQHSTPEKQSGYWRISLKLFADALRFGNSPLKLIRNLRGLGSVESVGTDYSQLPRFEELDPEANYLGFQILLRSDANRAAIEEVFEFVRDDCDLDIAAVPAPTDTAMLLASEPAVGAAPASVLAAVPNAAAAPARNAPEAGGRNNDARSIRVDADKLDRMIDLVGELIIAVSSTNANAQRTGDAQLLESASILAGLVEDVRESALQLRMVKIGGTFSRFQRVVHDVARELGKDIALVVAGEDTELDKSVVEKIGDPLTHLVRNAMDHGIEPADVRVARGKPARGTVGLNAYHDSGSIVIQITDDGGGLNRDRILAKALERGLIEPGRQLSDREVFAMIFEPGFSTAEKVTNLSGRGVGMDVVKRNITALRGTVEIDSAAGLGTTISVRLPLTLAIINGFQVGVGKSVFVVPLDVVEECVEFAPEYASDYIDLRGSVLPYVRLRELFALGGRTPARESIVVIRQGAQRFGLVVDTLLGEWQTVIKPLSKVFAQVKGISGSSILGSGDVALILDVPSLIQQLHPNQDALAA